In the genome of Vicia villosa cultivar HV-30 ecotype Madison, WI linkage group LG7, Vvil1.0, whole genome shotgun sequence, one region contains:
- the LOC131615770 gene encoding serine/threonine-protein phosphatase PP-X isozyme 2 produces MSDLDRQIEQLKRCEPLKESEVKALCLKAIEILVEESNVQRVDAPVTICGDIHGQFYDMKELFKVGGDCPKTNYLFLGDFVDRGFYSVETFLLLLALKVRYPDRITLIRGNHESRQITQVYGFYDECLRKYGSVNVWRYCTDIFDYLSLSALIENKIFSVHGGLSPAITTLDQIRTIDRKQEVPHDGAMCDLLWSDPEDIVDGWGLSPRGAGFLFGGSVVSSFNHTNNIDYICRAHQLVMEGYKWMFNNQIVTVWSAPNYCYRCGNVAAILELDGNLNKQFRVFEAAPQDSRGAPAKKPAPDYFL; encoded by the exons atgTCTGACCTAGACAGACAAATTGAGCAGCTGAAACGATGCGAACCTCTGAAGGAATCTGAAGTGAAAGCTCTCTGCCTTAAAGCCATTGAAATCCTTGTTGAAGAAAGCAATGTTCAAAGGGTCGACGCTCCTGTCACT ATATGTGGGGATATTCATGGACAGTTTTATGATATGAAAGAGCTTTTTAAAGTAGGAGGTGATTGCCCTAAGACTAACTATTTGTTCCTTGGGGATTTTGTTGATAGAGGATTTTATTCGGTTGAAACGTTTCTGCTTTTGCTCGCTCTCAAG GTGAGGTATCCAGATCGGATAACACTCATTAGGGGAAACCATGAAAGTCGTCAGATCACACAG GTATACGGTTTCTATGACGAATGCCTTCGGAAATATGGTTCAGTAAATGTTTGGAGATATTGCACCGACATATTCGATTACTTAAG CTTGTCTGCTCTAATTGAAAACAAGATTTTCAGTGTTCATGGTGGCCTCTCTCCTGCCATTACAACATTGGATCAG ATACGAACTATTGATAGAAAGCAAGAGGTACCTCATGATGGTGCCATGTGTGACCTCCTATGGTCAGATCCTGAAGATATTGTGGATGGATGGGGTCTGAGTCCCCGTGGTGCTGGTTTCTTGTTTGGCGGTAGTGTTGTCTCTTCTTTTAACCACACCAATAACATTGACTATATTTGCCGAGCTCATCAGTTGGTAATGGAAGGATATAAATGGATGTTCAATAACCAGATAGTTACTGTCTGGTCAGCTCCAAATTATTGCTACAG ATGTGGTAATGTAGCTGCAATTTTGGAATTAGACGGTAATCTTAATAAGCAGTTTCGTGTGTTTGAAGCTGCCCCACAG GACTCAAGAGGCGCACCTGCCAAGAAACCAGCGCCAGATTACTTCCTATAA
- the LOC131617804 gene encoding putative BPI/LBP family protein At1g04970, with amino-acid sequence MSHRISVLFLSFLLISTTSVSLEDGFISVIISDQGLDFVKDILINQSIASIVVSQLPQIEKSVQVPLVGKAHVILSEIMIKNIQVSSSSVETGDSGIAVVVSGATANLSLNWRYTVSSWLVPIGISDSGTATVKVEDMQVGLTVNLRNQGGTLKLDLLDYGCDVGELRIKMNGGAAWLYQVLVDAFKGNIGSAVEDAVSKKIREGIPTLDDLLQTLPKTISLDKTAALNVSFIDNPVLSNSSIELKINGLFSERKGVLVPQGYHKGSDPISLSNGDLPKMINISIHENVFKSASEVYFAADALHWILDELPNQSLLNTAEWKLIIPQLYKQYPNDDMNLNISVSSSPVIEVSDQDIDATVSIDLIIDVLEAGEIIPVTCISVNISASFDAEIVRKSLTGRLKLKKFSTYLKWSKIGKLHMNVIQSLTSTVLKTVLIPYLNSQLKKGIPLPILKGFALKNARIMNTPPWIVLSSDVTFLGDYYLRHHLASVS; translated from the exons ATGTCACATAGGATTTCTGTCCTTTTCTTGTCCTTTCTATTAATCTCAACAACCAGTGTTTCTCTTGAAGATGGTTTCATCTCTGTGATTATATCTGATCAGGGTCTTGACTTTGTCAAAGACATTCTAATAAACCAAAGTATTGCATCTATAGTTGTTTCTCAGCTTCCACAAATTGAGAAATCTGTTCAAGTTCCTCTTGTTGGAAAAGCTCATGTCATTCTTTCTGAGATTATGATTAAGAATATTCAAGTGAGTTCTTCGTCTGTTGAAACTGGTGATTCTGGTATTGCTGTTGTTGTTTCAGGTGCTACTGCTAATTTGAGCTTGAATTGGAGGTATACTGTTAGTAGTTGGTTGGTCCCAATTGGAATTTCAGATAGTGGCACTGCCACTGTTAAG GTTGAAGATATGCAAGTGGGACTAACTGTAAATTTAAGGAACCAAGGAGGAACTTTAAAGCTTGATCTCTTGGATTATGGATGTGATGTTGGAGAATTAAGGATAAAAATGAACGGCGGAGCAGCTTGGCTTTATCAAGT GCTAGTTGATGCTTTTAAAGGAAATATAGGATCTGCAGTTGAAGATGCTGTTTCCAAGAAAATACGAGAAGGGATACCTACACTCGACGATTTACTTCAAACTCTTCCGAAGACAATTTCATTAGACAAAACTGCTGCTCTTAATGTTTCTTTCATCGATAATCCTGTGCTGAGTAACTCTTCTATCGAACTCAAAATCAACGGTTTATTCAGTGAGAGAAAGGGTGTTTTAGTACCTCAAGGTTACCATAAAGGTTCTGATCCCATTTCTCTTTCAAATGGTGATTTACCAAAGATGATTAACATTTCAATACACGAAAACGTTTTCAAATCGGCCTCCGAAGTTTACTTTGCA GCAGATGCTTTGCATTGGATACTTGATGAACTACCTAACCAGTCCCTTTTGAACACTGCTGAATGGAAACTCATCATTCCTCAATTATACAAACAATATCCAAACGATGACATGAACCTTAATATCTCGGTATCTTCTTCACCGGTTATAGAAGTGTCTGATCAAGATATCGACGCTACCGTTTCCATAGATTTAATCATTGATGTTTTGGAAGCCGGTGAAATCATACCTGTTACATGCATCTCTGTG AACATCAGTGCTTCATTTGACGCGGAAATTGTTCGAAAAAGTCTCACTGGTCGGCTTAAACTGAAGAAGTTCTCCACATACTTAAAATGGAGCAAAATAGGGAAACTTCACATGAATGTAATTCAG TCATTGACATCAACTGTCCTCAAAACCGTCCTGATACCGTACTTGAACTCGCAGTTAAAGAAGGGAATTCCATTGCCGATTCTTAAGGGTTTCGCCCTTAAGAACGCGCGAATCATGAACACTCCGCCGTGGATTGTGTTGTCTAGTGATGTAACCTTCTTGGGAGACTACTATCTTAGACATCATCTAGCTTCTGTATCATAA
- the LOC131617805 gene encoding probable pectinesterase 66, producing the protein MTMSLQISMMFLLVLFMSCFSIGRAIDCGGNQVANTIIVDQGGKGAFKTVQAAIDSVKNPNDRWVLIKINPGVYKEKVLIHPRKPCIILKGSGSDSTIITYNDAANDIGTSNSATFHSSPPNVILSGISFKNTHGTEGPAVAASIYGDKTAVFECSFTGYQDTLLSSKRRQYFKNCYVEGEADFIFGEGQSYFENCKINATQAPSKPIGFVTAQRRDSPKSPNGYVFKGGRIDGNGQVNLGRPWGPYSRVIFWETYFSSVVTPQGWDQWNLTTSGVQNTVFAEVNCTGPGANTEKRVGWEKKPSSLNMNDYSLSTFVNKDGWLDNLPSI; encoded by the exons ATGACAATGTCTCTTCAAATATCAATGATGTTTCTTTTAGTATTGTTTATGAGTTGTTTTTCTATTGGTAGAGCCATAGATTGTGGTGGTAATCAAGTtgcaaacaccatcattgttgatCAAGGAGGAAAAGGAGCATTTAAAACAGTCCAAGCTGCCATTGATTCTGTAAAGAATCCAAATGATCGATGggttctaattaaaataaatcctgGTGTATACAA AGAAAAAGTTCTTATACATCCAAGAAAGCCATGCATTATTCTAAAAGGATCTGGTAGTGATAGCACAATCATTACCTACAATGATGCAGCTAATGATATTGGCACATCTAATAGTGCAACATTTCATTCTTCTCCACCTAATGTAATTTTGAGTGGCATTTCATTCAag AACACACATGGTACTGAAGGACCAGCAGTAGCAGCTTCAATATACGGTGATAAGACTGCAGTTTTCGAATGTAGTTTCACTGGTTATCAAGATACTTTACTTTCATCAAAGCGGCGTcagtattttaaaaattgttacGTTGAAGGTGAAGCAGACTTTATTTTTGGAGAAGGTCAATCTTATTTCGAG AATTGTAAGATCAATGCCACTCAAGCCCCATCAAAACCTATAGGTTTTGTCACGGCACAACGTAGAGATTCACCAAAGAGTCCAAATGGTTATGTTTTTAAAGGAGGACGCATCGATGGAAATGGTCAAGTGAATCTTGGTAGACCTTGGGGTCCTTACTCAAGAGTCATATTTTGGGAAACATATTTTTCGTCAGTGGTAACTCCTCAAGgatgggatcaatggaatttaACGACGAGTGGCGT GCAAAATACTGTCTTTGCAGAAGTAAATTGTACAGGACCAGGGGCCAATACTGAGAAACGTGTTGGGTGGGAGAAGAAACCAAGTAGCTTAAACATGAATGATTATAGTTTGTCAACTTTCGTAAATAAGGATGGATGGCTTGATAATTTACCATCAATATAA
- the LOC131615771 gene encoding uncharacterized protein LOC131615771 has translation MDEASEPTVDPPPLVENGGGEPSEEPCSKKAKVDEVDKPEAELKRVAEIVLVLSTMATMRGGEKPTDVEVELMREARSKLAILCQGIAPKDIVAREAVGAVIEDLGLNAKVGDQRLGFRAPKMSIAEKYAFNKSKMEESKKLLSASSTTYTSQPLQTNTGGMVDNRVPTNAVRMFSSDKTNHPAMTSTVPMASIPSHLSAGSSAALQYQSTSNEVRPPIVSGVMPSSHMGRNPSSVALPRVENPQFKVTGGLSGAPYVLQVQANSLANQSLVNAPTWSIQTQPVSLARSVSENKAPAHNPPKVEGTADATSSRAGPQVATGQSIRPFITQTGPGNMSSMHQPLQGGNMVHPPLIPSHSDIAKIVQKLLLPKLPEHRTWTPPSRDYMNKAFTCQTCELTVSEVDSVLLCDACEKGFHLKCLQPSVIRGIHNRVDWHCARCLSLSGGKSLPPKYGRVTRSSITSPSFPSNTVGIQPSSEKKADNLDLKVSPQIFTANGNSVPTVSSASHSTERSFDSNTPDTRDMQGSNISSSIETIEEKPDPSILMKSAACSVSTGLQGESHAEQIDSKALTCKDTSESETLPKLSEPAKCENLQSSQDSQVEMAVPQDNAETSPDRHDSNSFMISNQMECDGGENITYDIKHDDLDVAQPVSVKSSGTNTGGIQHSALSSDSSHAVEWIGDDVQLVDEKKYYQSCCIDGVTYRLQGHAFFTSNHGKLTPSKLQSMWEDSETGMKWVKATKCYFPDDLPGNIGHPCISEVNEVYESNSDRVEMASSIRGPCVVLPYDKFKQENDRRSQFGTEASVSVQPIFLCRWFYDEIKKSFQPVIS, from the exons ATGGACGAGGCTTCGGAACCGACGGTAGATCCTCCACCGTTGGTCGAGAACGGAGGAGGAGAACCATCGGAGGAACCGTGTAGCAAGAAGGCCAAGGTTGACGAAGTTGATAAACCTGAGGCGGAATTGAAACGTGTGGCGGAGATTGTTTTGGTTTTATCGACGATGGCGACGATGCGAGGTGGAGAGAAGCCGACTGATGTGGAGGTTGAGCTCATGAGAGAGGCGCGGAGTAAGCTCGCAATTCTCTGCCAAGGGATTGCTCCCAAGGATATTGTTGCTCGTGAAGCTGTTGGTGCCGTTATTGAGGATCTCGGTTTGAATGCTAAGGTTGGGGACCAGAGGTTAGGGTTTCGTGCTCCGAAGATGTCCATTGCCGAGAAGTATGCGTTCAATAAGTCGAAG ATGGAGGAATCAAAGAAATTATTATCTGCATCTTCTACAACATATACATCTCAACCCTTGCAAACAAACACTGGTGGGATGGTTGACAATCGTGTTCCAACTAATGCTGTTCGAATGTTCTCGTCTGATAAAACAAACCACCCAGCAATGACTTCTACAGTTCCAATGGCGTCTATTCCTTCTCATCTTTCTGCAGGATCTTCTGCAGCATTGCAATATCAATCAACCAGCAATGAAGTCAGACCGCCCATTGTTTCTGGTGTAATGCCTAGCAGTCACATGGGGAGAAATCCATCTTCCGTAGCATTGCCTAGAGTTGAAAACCCACAGTTTAAAGTTACTGGAGGATTGAGTGGGGCTCCTTATGTGCTTCAGGTCCAAG CAAATTCATTGGCAAACCAATCATTGGTGAATGCTCCTACATGGTCAATACAGACTCAACCTGTGTCTTTAGCTAGAAGTGTATCAGAAAACAAGGCGCCTGCTCATAATCCTCCCAAGGTGGAAGGAACTGCTGATGCAACTTCATCGAGGGCAGGTCCACAAGTAGCAACAGGTCAGAGCATTAGACCTTTTATTACTCAAACGGGGCCTGGAAATATGTCTAGTATGCACCAGCCATTGCAGGGTGGGAACATGGTTCACCCTCCTTTGATTCCTAGTCACTCTGATATTGCAAAGATTGTCCAGAAATTGTTACTACCAAAGCTTCCTGAACATCGCACATGGACTCCTCCGTCAAGGGATTATATGAATAAGGCTTTCACATGTCAGACATGTGAGCTCACTGTCAGTGAGGTTGACTCTGTTCTTCTCTGTGATGCTTGTGAAAAGGGATTTCACTTAAAGTGCCTGCAGCCATCAGTAATTAGAGGAATTCATAATAGAGTTGATTGGCACTGCGCAAGATGCTTGAGTTTAAGTGGCGGAAAGTCTTTGCCTCCAAAATATGGCCGTGTGACGAGATCTTCAATTACATCACCAAGTTTTCCCTCTAATACAGTTGGTATTCAACCATCTTCAGAGAAGAAAGCAGATAACTTAGATCTAAAGGTCAGCCCGCAAATTTTTACAGCAAATGGAAACTCTGTTCCAACTGTTTCCAGTGCCAGTCACAGTACTGAGCGGTCATTTGACTCAAATACCCCAGATACAAGAGATATGCAAGGTTCCAACATTTCATCTAGCATTGAAACCATTGAAGAGAAGCCTGATCCAAGCATATTAATGAAATCTGCAGCTTGTAGTGTTTCCACTGGCTTGCAGGGTGAAAGTCATGCTGAACAAATAGATTCAAAGGCTTTGACCTGTAAAGATACTTCTGAATCAGAAACTCTTCCTAAATTATCCGAGCCGGCTAAATGTGAAAATTTGCAATCATCACAAGATTCTCAAGTTGAGATGGCAGTGCCACAGGACAATGCTGAAACATCGCCAGATAGACATGATAGCAATAGTTTTATGATTAGTAATCAAATGGAATGTGATGGAGGAGAGAATATAACTTACGATATCAAGCACGATGATCTAGATGTTGCACAACCAGTTTCTGTCAAAAGTTCTGGAACTAATACTGGAGGTATTCAGCACTCTGCTTTATCTTCAGATAGCTCACATGCTGTAGAATGGATTGGTGATGATGTACAACTTGTAGATGAGAAAAAGTATTACCAATCTTGCTGCATTGATGGAGTAACATATAGGCTGCAAGGCCATGCTTTTTTCACATCCAACCACGGCAAACTGACACCTTCTAAACTTCAG TCTATGTGGGAAGATTCCGAAACTGGGATGAAGTGGGTAAAGGCAACGAAGTGCTACTTTCCTGATGACTTGCCAGGAAATATTGGTCATCCTTGTATATCTGAAGTCAATGAG GTTTATGAATCTAATAGTGATAGAGTTGAAATGGCTAGCTCTATCCGAGGCCCTTGTGTAGTCCTTCCATACGATAAATTTAAACAAGAAAATGACAGAAGATCTCAATTTGGAACTGAGGCAAGTGTTAGTGTACAGCCCATTTTCCTTTGCAG GTGgttttatgatgaaatcaaaaagTCATTTCAACCCGTTATTAGTTGA